One Homo sapiens chromosome 3, GRCh38.p14 Primary Assembly genomic window carries:
- the MKRN2 gene encoding E3 ubiquitin-protein ligase makorin-2 isoform 2 (isoform 2 is encoded by transcript variant 2), with product MSTKQITCRYDHTRPSAAAGGAVGTMAHSVPSPAFHSPHPPSEVTASIVKTNSHEPGKREKRTLVLRDRNLSGMAERKTQPSMVSNPGSCSDPQPSPEMKPHSYLDAIRSGLDDVEASSSYSNEQQLCPYAAAGECRFGDACVYLHGEVCEICRLQVLHPFDPEQRKAHEKICMLTFEHEMEKAFAFQASQDKVCSICMEVILEKASASERRFGILSNCNHTYCLSCIRQWRCAKQFENPIIKSCPECRVISEFVIPSVYWVEDQNKKNELIEAFKQGMGKKACKYFEQGKGTCPFGSKCLYRHAYPDGRLAEPEKPRKQLSSQGTVRFFNSVRLWDFIENRESRHVPNNEDVDMTELGDLFMHLSGVESSEP from the exons ATATGACCACACGAGGCCCTCTGCTGCAGCTGGAGGTGCTGTGGGCACCATGGCCCACAGTGTGCCCTCCCCAGCTTTCCACAGTCCTCACCCTCCTTCCGAGGTCACTGCATCCATTGTGAAAACTAACTCACATGAACCCGGAAAGCGTGAAAAGAGAACATTGGTTCTTAGAGACCGAA ATCTCTCTGGCATGGCTGAAAGGAAGACCCAGCCGAGCATGGTGAGTAATCCAGGCAGCTGCAGcgacccccagcccagccccgagATGAAGCCGCATTCCTACCTGGATGCCATCAGGAGTGGCCTTGATGACGTGGAGGCCAGCAGCTCCTACAGCAACGAGCAGCAGCTGTGCCCCTACGCAGCTGCTGGGGAGTGCCGGTTTGGGGATGCCTGTGTCTACCTGCACGGGGAGGTGTGTGAAATCTGTAGGCTGCAAGTCTTGCACCCATTCGACCCAGAGCAGAGGAAGGCTCATGAAAAG ATCTGCATGTTGACGTTCGAACACGAGATGGAAAAGGCCTTTGCCTTCCAGGCAAGCCAGGACAAAGTGTGCAGTATCTGCATGGAAGTGATCCTGGAGAAGGCCTCTGCTTCTGAGAGGAGATTTGGGATTCTCTCCAATTGCAATCACACGTACTGTTTGTCCTGCATCCGGCAGTGGCGGTGTGCCAAACAGTTTGAAAACCCAATCATTAA GTCTTGTCCAGAATGCCGTGTGATATCAGAGTTTGTAATTCCAAGTGTGTATTGGGTGGAAGATCAGAATAAAAAGAACGAGTTGATTGAAGCTTTCAAACAGGGGATGGG gAAAAAAGCCTGTAAATACTTTGAGCAAGGCAAGGGGACCTGCCCATTTGGAAGCAAATGTCTTTATCGCCATGCTTACCCCGATGGGCGGCTAGCAGAGCCTGAGAAACCTCGGAAACAGCTCAGTTCTCAAGGCACTGTGAGG TTCTTTAATTCAGTGCGGCTCTGGGATTTCATCGAGAACCGAGAAAGCCGGCATGTCCCCAACAATGAAGATGTCGACATGACAGAGCTCGGGGACCTCTTCATGCACCTTTCTGGAGTGGAATCATCAGAACCCTAA
- the MKRN2 gene encoding E3 ubiquitin-protein ligase makorin-2 isoform 1 (isoform 1 is encoded by transcript variant 1) gives MSTKQITCRYFMHGVCREGSQCLFSHDLANSKPSTICKYYQKGYCAYGTRCRYDHTRPSAAAGGAVGTMAHSVPSPAFHSPHPPSEVTASIVKTNSHEPGKREKRTLVLRDRNLSGMAERKTQPSMVSNPGSCSDPQPSPEMKPHSYLDAIRSGLDDVEASSSYSNEQQLCPYAAAGECRFGDACVYLHGEVCEICRLQVLHPFDPEQRKAHEKICMLTFEHEMEKAFAFQASQDKVCSICMEVILEKASASERRFGILSNCNHTYCLSCIRQWRCAKQFENPIIKSCPECRVISEFVIPSVYWVEDQNKKNELIEAFKQGMGKKACKYFEQGKGTCPFGSKCLYRHAYPDGRLAEPEKPRKQLSSQGTVRFFNSVRLWDFIENRESRHVPNNEDVDMTELGDLFMHLSGVESSEP, from the exons GTATTTTATGCATGGTGTGTGTCGGGAAGGAAGTCAGTGCCTATTCTCACATGACTTGGCAAACAGCAAACCGTCCACCATCTGCAAGTACTACCAGAAGGGCTACTGTGCCTATGGAACTCGGTGCAG ATATGACCACACGAGGCCCTCTGCTGCAGCTGGAGGTGCTGTGGGCACCATGGCCCACAGTGTGCCCTCCCCAGCTTTCCACAGTCCTCACCCTCCTTCCGAGGTCACTGCATCCATTGTGAAAACTAACTCACATGAACCCGGAAAGCGTGAAAAGAGAACATTGGTTCTTAGAGACCGAA ATCTCTCTGGCATGGCTGAAAGGAAGACCCAGCCGAGCATGGTGAGTAATCCAGGCAGCTGCAGcgacccccagcccagccccgagATGAAGCCGCATTCCTACCTGGATGCCATCAGGAGTGGCCTTGATGACGTGGAGGCCAGCAGCTCCTACAGCAACGAGCAGCAGCTGTGCCCCTACGCAGCTGCTGGGGAGTGCCGGTTTGGGGATGCCTGTGTCTACCTGCACGGGGAGGTGTGTGAAATCTGTAGGCTGCAAGTCTTGCACCCATTCGACCCAGAGCAGAGGAAGGCTCATGAAAAG ATCTGCATGTTGACGTTCGAACACGAGATGGAAAAGGCCTTTGCCTTCCAGGCAAGCCAGGACAAAGTGTGCAGTATCTGCATGGAAGTGATCCTGGAGAAGGCCTCTGCTTCTGAGAGGAGATTTGGGATTCTCTCCAATTGCAATCACACGTACTGTTTGTCCTGCATCCGGCAGTGGCGGTGTGCCAAACAGTTTGAAAACCCAATCATTAA GTCTTGTCCAGAATGCCGTGTGATATCAGAGTTTGTAATTCCAAGTGTGTATTGGGTGGAAGATCAGAATAAAAAGAACGAGTTGATTGAAGCTTTCAAACAGGGGATGGG gAAAAAAGCCTGTAAATACTTTGAGCAAGGCAAGGGGACCTGCCCATTTGGAAGCAAATGTCTTTATCGCCATGCTTACCCCGATGGGCGGCTAGCAGAGCCTGAGAAACCTCGGAAACAGCTCAGTTCTCAAGGCACTGTGAGG TTCTTTAATTCAGTGCGGCTCTGGGATTTCATCGAGAACCGAGAAAGCCGGCATGTCCCCAACAATGAAGATGTCGACATGACAGAGCTCGGGGACCTCTTCATGCACCTTTCTGGAGTGGAATCATCAGAACCCTAA